In the genome of Nitratireductor sp. GISD-1A_MAKvit, the window AGGGGACGTCTGACCCCGGACGCGGGCATGGACAAGATCACCTGGTTTCGCGCGGGCGGCCCGGCTGATGCGCTTTTCCAGCCTGCCGATGAAGAGGATCTGGCCGCTTTTCTGCAGGCGGTACCGGAAGACATTCCCGTTACGATGGTGGGGATCGGCTCCAATCTGCTCGTGCGCGAGGGGGGCATTCGCGGTTTTGTGGTGCGGCTTTCGGCCAAGGGGTTTGGGCAGGCGGAGGCAATTTCGGACACGCGCATTCGCGCCGGTGCGGCCATTCCCGACAAGCGCCTTGCCGCAACCGCCCTTGAAGCCGGTATTGGCGGTTTTCACTTTTATCACGGCATACCCGGCGGGCTGGGTGGCGCGCTGCGCATGAATGCGGGCGCCAATGGCGTGGAAACCCAGGATCGGGTTGTCGAGGTGCGCGCACTCGACCGCAAGGGTGAACTTCACGTGTTCTCGAATGCGGATATGGGATACGCCTATCGGCACTCATCGGTGCCGGGCGATTTGATCTTCACGTCGGCGGTGATGGAAGGCTACGCGGAAGATCGCGAGACAATCCGCAAAGAGATGGATGCCGTGCAGCATCATCGCGAGACGGTGCAGCCGGTGCGCGAAAAGACGGGGGGGTCGACCTTCAAGAATCCGCCCGGCACCTCGGCCTGGAAAGAGGTCGACAAGGCGGGTTGTCGCGGACTGACCATCGGCGGAGCGCAGATGTCTCCGATGCACTGCAATTTCATGATCAACACCGGCACGGCAAGCGGCTACGATCTCGAATATCTGGGCGAGACCGTCCGTGCCAGGGTTCTTGAGCATTCCGGAATTCGCCTGGAATGGGAGATCAAACGTATCGGTGCGTTCCGAAAGGGGCGTGAGATCGACCCGTTGCTGGGGCAGATGCTCTGAAGCAGGCGTTGCCTTTCGACCGGACGGGACAGCGGCAGTCTGAATGTTTTGGGGGAAGGGGGGACCCTTCTGTCAAGTTGCGCGCCTGTGTGGTTTGCGTTCACGAAGTGTAAAATTTTCAGAAAATTGAATCCCGGGGAATCTCAGGCTCTTGCCTTGGAATCAAAGCTCTGATTCTTTGGGGCATAAGTAATCACTGATTTGAGTCGCGGCGTTCGGGTCGGGGGCTTTCCTTTGCAGGGAGGTCTTATTCGGCCAATGCAGCATATTGCCCGAAATTCCGGGCAGCCGGACAAGGGGGTCGCCGGGAAATGAAGAGAAAGCACGTTGCCGTCCTGATGGGAGGTTTTTCTTCCGAGCGGCCTGTCAGTCTTTCTT includes:
- the murB gene encoding UDP-N-acetylmuramate dehydrogenase; this encodes MSGAALLDRLGDRLSGLRGRLTPDAGMDKITWFRAGGPADALFQPADEEDLAAFLQAVPEDIPVTMVGIGSNLLVREGGIRGFVVRLSAKGFGQAEAISDTRIRAGAAIPDKRLAATALEAGIGGFHFYHGIPGGLGGALRMNAGANGVETQDRVVEVRALDRKGELHVFSNADMGYAYRHSSVPGDLIFTSAVMEGYAEDRETIRKEMDAVQHHRETVQPVREKTGGSTFKNPPGTSAWKEVDKAGCRGLTIGGAQMSPMHCNFMINTGTASGYDLEYLGETVRARVLEHSGIRLEWEIKRIGAFRKGREIDPLLGQML